GACGTGAGGCCGGTGGAATTTTCCTACAAGGGACAGACGATGACTGTTGCCATGCCCGGATGGTATTGCCCGAAATGCGGGGAAGGTCTCTATACCCGTGCGGACATGAAGGTTTCCGATCGTGTCTTGAACGCCATGAAGGCGAGGTGCGAGGGGCTGTTGGATGGCCCGCAGGTAAAGCGCATCCGCAAAAAGCTCGGGCTGACCCAGGCGGCGGCCGGCGACCTCATCGGCGGCGGCCCGAAGGCGTTC
Above is a window of Desulfovibrio sp. TomC DNA encoding:
- a CDS encoding type II toxin-antitoxin system MqsA family antitoxin, translated to METNPLCHEDGTEMVRDVRPVEFSYKGQTMTVAMPGWYCPKCGEGLYTRADMKVSDRVLNAMKARCEGLLDGPQVKRIRKKLGLTQAAAGDLIGGGPKAFTKYEKGDALTSRAVTNLLKVLDAVPDALTILRENQGRPSC